DNA sequence from the Malus sylvestris chromosome 10, drMalSylv7.2, whole genome shotgun sequence genome:
ACGTTCAAAAATGATCTAGTAATGGTGGCGGACCGAAAGGAAAATGGCAGGAATCGATGGGCACCCTTATCCGAAGGTACCTTCTGGGTCCAAATGCACAATGTTCCGGTGTTAAGTATGACCCAGGCAGTAGCAAAATCTATTGGAGGACTGATGGGTGTTGTTAGTAAGGTGGATAAATCCGGAAGTAGGGATTGTATTGGAAGATTTCTCAGGGTAAAAATCAATTTCAATGTCCGTGAACCCCTTATGCGTGGGACTTTTGTGAACTTTCCCGACGACGGCAAGATATGGGTTGACTTCAAGTATGAAGCTCTACCCAAGTACTGCCTGGCTTGTGGAATGCTTGGACATGCTACCAGGATATGCCATGAAAATCAGAATGCTAATAGGGATGATGGAGGGAGCTCAgaagagaggaaagaagagTTCGCGTTCCAGGGTTTAGATGCAACATGCGACTTGCGAGGAAATCCTCTGAGCTCTGGAGGCAAGAGTAAGGTATCTCAGGGATCAAATGAGGGGAGGAAAAACACGGACAAATGGCAGGATGAGAAGAGCGAGGACAGGGACGGGGGATGGCGATCGGCTCGTTCCTCCACAGCCTCTGGAGCACGAACTCATGCACAACATTTTGGATCTAGAACCCATAGTGAAAGTGGATGTACTGATAAGGCAGATGAAGATGAGATGGATATTGCTATCTCCCCAAATAAGCCTCGAGGatcatcaaacaaacaaaaaaatgaccGTCTAGAGCTAGCAACGAAAATCCGGAACCAAAGGAAGGGAGAGGAAATTGCAAGGGAAGCCAGAGAATTAGCTTTTGACGCTGGTCTCATTGGATCGGGGGGAGTCGTTGCTCATGGAGCTGAACATATCACCCTACATGACCCCCCTGAGCATGAAGCTTGGATGCCTGTACCTGAGGTATCTCCAGAAAACGAACAGGGCTTTGATCTAAATGTAGAGCCTGATATTGCTGGGGTGGGAGCTTTTGTCGTAACGGAAGGGGGGGTGACGATTGCTGACAAGACTAATGAGGAACTATCTGCAGGAAACGGGAAGCACATTGATGATGATCCATTCGATTTGGAGGAAATCATTGAAGCGGTAACGAAGGAAAACAAAAGTAGGAAAAGATCTTTCCGTGATGTAGAATCCACGGTGCCGGTTCTTTGCTTAGAACCGAGGTGCACTAAACAAAGAAGGAGTTTATTTGCAGAGGCGGAGGAGACCAGCCTTACAGGGTCTCCCAATGCCCCATGAAGCTAATCACATGGAACTGTCAGGGTATCGGGGGTGACCTGATAGTTGACAATCTGCTGGAATCAAACCGGCTTCACACCCCTGACATAGTGATACTGCTGGAAACTAAAAACAAGAGTCATCGCTATGAGTTTTTGAAAAAGAGTCTAGGTCTGGAATATATGTTTGCTGTGGAACCTCAAGGTCTCAGTGGCGGACTATGTGTGTTCTGGAAAGATGGCTCTCAGGTTACTTTGCTAAAGTCTGAGGAGTTTGTGATTGAAATGAAGATATGGGATGAAAATTTAAACAAACAGTGGCGTCTCTTCGCCATCTACGCTAGTACAgatgagaagaagaggaaggaacaATGGAAGATGTTGGGTAAAAGAATCGAGCAGGATTTGGATTGCTGCTTTCTAATTGGAGACTTTAACGACATCCAATGCaatgaagaaaaggaaggaggaaatTACAGACCGGCTTCCAGTATGAGAGACTTCAGGGAGTTCGTGGCCAGGAATGAACTCATGGATCTTGGATACGAAGGATATCCCTTCACTTGGAGAAATAATAGAGAGTCCCTACCTATCCAACAAAGGCTTGACCGGGGGCTAGCAACGATGGGTTGGAACAACATCTATCCGGACACTACAATCAGACATACGGTGCTCGAAGGATCTGATCATGCCATGCTTTTTCTTTCCACTGAAAAGCTTAAAGCgtggagaggaagaaaattCTCTTATGATGCCCGTTGGAGCAAACTGTAGGAATGCCGGGAGCTTGTGGCACATGAATGGGAAGGTAATCTTGGTGGATCCCATGCTTTCCGGATCTGTGAAAAACTGAAAAAAGCTCAGGAAGAGCCTCAAGGTGTGGTATCAAGGCAGGGGTAGAAATTCAAAAAAAACCATTGATAAGCTGAAAGAAGAGATCAGGAGGGCTTACATGTCTAACCAATTTGCCTCTGAGGAGGTCAAGCTGAAAGAGAGAGATCTTCGGTATGCCCACAGAAACGAAGAAGCCTAGTGGAAAGCTAAATCTAGAGTTCAGTGGCTGCGAAAGggagacaaaaacaaaaaaaattttcaTGCTCAAACtttgaaaagaagaagataCAATCAGATAAAGGGTCTGGAGGACTCCAACGGGAAGTGGCATGATAGTGACAAAGATATCTGTGATATTGCCAACTCTTATTTTACTGGTTTATTTCAGTCCTGCAGGCCCAGCCAAATCAAGGATGTAGAAGACTGTATGGAGACTAGGGTGTCACCGGAGGATAACCGTGACTTAGTGGCACCTATCACTGATGAAGAAATAAAGGAGGCGGCTTTTCAAATTCCATCTGCAAGAGCCCCGGGGCCTGACGGATTTTCTGGATGCTTCTATAAAGATCATTGGACGACAGTGGGAGAGGATGTGGTGAAGGCCATCAAAGCTTTTTGGCACTCGGGAAACCTGCTGAGGAAACTTAACCACACAAATTTAGTACTTATTCCTAAGGTAAAATGCCCAAAGAACATGACGCAATTTAGACCTATTGCCCTCTGCAATGTTATCTACAAGATCCTGGCTAAGGTGATCACCAACAGACTCAAAAAGATAATGCCTAAGGTGATTGGCGAAAATCAATCGGCTTTTGTTGCTgggaagcaaattcaagacaatATTCTGGTGGTACACAAGATCCTGCACTCCCTGAACCATCAAAGCAAAGATATTCAAAAAGGAATGGCCATCAAGTTGGACATGGCAAAGGCTTATGATCGTGTGGAGTGGGATTTTCTTCTCACCATGATGTCTAAATTGGGGTTTGCGCCGATGTTCTGTAATAGGGTAAAGGAATGTATTTCTATTGTATCTTTTAGTATCCTCATCAATGGCTCACCGACGGGTTACATCCAACCGAAGCGAGGTTTGAGACAAGGGGACCCCCTATCTCCTTTCCTTTTCCTAATCTGCACTGAGGGTTTCTCCAGTTTGATCAGGAAAGGGCTGGAGCGTGGAGTCCTCCATGGCTACAAGTTTACACCTAACGGGACTCCTCTTACCCATCTCTTCTTCGCAGACGACTCGGTCCTCTTTGGGAATGCTACGGTTGAGGAGACCCAAGGTGTGGCAGATATCCTGAATGTGTATGCTAGCGGATCTGGGCAGGAGATTAATATGTCCAAGAGCTCGATTTTCTTTGGAACTTCGACTTCTAAGAGGACCAAAAAGAGAATAGGGGATACACTGGGGATACCATATAAGGATGGTTTCGGGAAGTACCTTGGTCTGCAGGCTGATTTTGGACTCTCCAAAAAAGCTGTCTTTGCGGAGATTCGGGATAAGATTGAAGCCAGGTTAGCTGGTTGGTCAGAGCAATTCCTATCCCAAGCTGGAAAGGAAGTCCTGGTAAAGGCAGTTGCTATGGCTTTGCCAAATTTTGCCATGAGTTGCTTCAAACTCCCCATTGGGGTCTGTAGGGATGTGGAGAAAGCAGTCCGGAGCTACTGGTGGAGAGGCAATGATCAGAGAAGGGGATGTCATTGGATTTCATGGGATCGACTAATGAAACAAAAATTGGCCGGTGGTTTGGGGTTTAAGGATATCCAGTGTTTTAACCTTGCCTTCCTGGCTAAAATTGGATGGCGTTTGATCCAAAACCCCACTTCCCTTCTGGCAACTGTCTTGAGAGATAAATACTTCCCAGGGAAAGGTTTCAAGGATGCTGGAAGAGGGAAGAACACTTCGTGGGGATGGAAAGGCATCTATGAAGGTCGCATGGTACTTCAACACGGTGTAAGGTGGCGGGTAGGAGACGGGGAAAGCATTAATATTCGAAAGGATCCGTGGTTACCGACACCTCAAACCTTCTTGGCTAACCCGATGGATAGCCTAGAAGAAATTAAGGTACGAGATTTAATTGATCCGGTCTCAAAGTCCTGGAAGGATGAAGTTATCTTGGCTGGTTTCAATCGGGATGAAGCGAGGAAAATTTTAAGTATACCCCTAAGTCAATCTGGCTGTCATGATAGATTAGTTTGGCATTATACGGTGAATGGCGATTATTCTGTTAAAACTGGGTATGGAGTGGCAATGAATTTGATGGAGAACGGCGCCCTGGGCAGGAAAGGTCGGGGTGCGCCTAGTGAGCACCGTAAGAACAACTTGATATGGAAAAAGATTTGGACGTTGCAGGTTCCCAACAAAATTAAATTCTTCATCTGGAAGTGCTGCAACAATGCCCTGGCGGTGCGTCACAATCTTCAACGTCGTCAAATACTAGTCGAAACATCTGTGGGGTATGTAACACCTTTGATGAATCGGAAAATCATTTATTCTTCCATTGTGATTTCAGCCATCGATTTTGGTTTGGTTCTCCTCTACATTTAAACTCTCACGAGTTGGCGGGAGCCGACTTCCTAGAAAGTTGGGATATAATTTGTACCAGAATCAAGAATTCGGAAAAGAAATAGGAGATTCTCCAGGAGGTTGCTTTTGGTCTGTGGCGACTCTGGAAAAATAGAAATGAAGTGGTTTTCAATGGTGTACACAGACAACACCTGGAAGTCATGACGCTATGGAGAAAGAACATTTCTGAGTACCGTGAGGCCCTGTCCCCGAGTCTCGAGGGAGAATGTCAACTGATCTCCAAACCCCACAAGATGGTGAATCGTCCGCAGTCTCAATGGAAGAAACCTAAATTTGGCACCATTAAGGTGAATACCGATGCGGCCTGGTGCAGGTCTTCTTTGCGAGCTGGAGTGGGATGGGTGGGCCGCGACTTTGCGGGTCTGCTTCAAACTGCTGGAGGATCGGGAACTGGTATATGTCATAGCGCGGCAGCTGCTGAGGCATGTGCTATCCGGAGTGCTCTGATGGCCTGTATCGAAAATGGCTTTGATAAGGTGGTAATTGAATCTGATGCTTTAGCTATTATTCAGATGCTAAAAAAGGAATCTACACAAGACTACAGCATTGAATGCATCCTTGGTGACATCGAGATTCTAGTACAGAGGTTAACGTCAGTGACGTTTTCGTTTGTACCTAGGGAGAGCAACCGTGCGGCTCACTCGGTGGCGAAGTTTGCCTTGCAGCAAGGTGGTGATTTTGTTTGGGATTGTATTGGGCCGgaatttttgtttaatgttTTAGCCCACGATGTAAACATTCCTTTTCGTCTTTAATTTATCCTATCTCCGgtttaaaaagagaaagaaaaggaaagatagTGACATCCACTTCGAGCAAGTGGAAATAAAAACAGATAAAAAGAGAGACTTGCCAAGCTACTAAAACAGTAAAACATAAAGAATATAAAGACAAAACTCTTTTGGGTgaaccaaaacaacaaaaagaaagctCTTAGTCGGGCAACAGAAATGCCTACTCGGGCAAGATGAAAAAGATTACCCAGATTttttaaaagcaaaagaaaaggagagagagagagagagccattTTCGGgcaaattaaaacaaaccaaattttaattaattttttatattttctttgttgtctttttcaaaactataatataatatactatataatatatatatatatatatatatatatatatatatatatatatagtaagcCCATTCGGGCAAATTACTTCCATTTCCCTCTcttcatatataatatatagggtaaaagactgtttactaccctcatgtttcgttgttttcaacatttaatacattaagtttttttcgtctcagagtcatacctaaagtgtaaattttgggacagtctcatacatctgttaatcaaactgttaaatgtgccgttaattgtgacgtggtgcccatgtggacaatgactgggcgctacgtgtcagccacgtttttttttttcttcttctttcttcttcttcttcttcctccaactgcaacttttttttttcttcttccttctccttcttccttcttccttcttccttccccttcttctccttcttccttcttctttcttctcccttctccttctccttctccttcttcttccttcgaatctggggaagttttttttttttttccttcttcctcctccttcctccttctttcttccttctccttcatcttcttccttcgaatctgcccagattcgtttttttttttttttttttcttcttccttcttcttctccttcttccttcccccttcctccttcttccttcttccttcttccttccccttcttctccttcttccttcttcttcctccgaatctggggaagatgaaggttattttttttttgaggaagatgaagaagaaggaagaaggaagaatgagaagaaggggaaggaagaaggaggaaggaataaggagaaaaagaaggaagaaggaggaagaaggagaaagaagaagaagaaaaaaaaaagttgcagtcggaggaagaagaagaaaaaagaagaaaaaaaaaaggcgaatctgggcagattcggaggaagaagaagaagaagaagaagaagaagaagaggaaggaagaaggaagaaggaggaaggagaaagaagaaggagaaaaaacaaacttccccagatttggaggaagaagaagaagaagaaggagaatggggaggaagaaggaggaagaaggagaaagaagaagaaaaaaaagaaaaaaaaaaccgaatttgggcagattcggaggaagaagaaggaagaaggaagaaggaggaaggagaaggaagaaggaagaaggatgaagtaggaagaagaaaaaaaaaaaaaatccttccccagattcagaggaagaagaaggagaaggagaatgaggaagaaaaaaaaaacgtggctaACACGTgccgcccagtcattgtccacatggacgccatgtcacaattaacggcagatttaacagtttgactaacggatatatgagactgtcccaaaatttacactttaggtatgactctgagacgaaaaaaacttgatatactaaatgttgaaaaccatgaaatatgagggtagtaaacagttttttaccctaatatatatatatatatatatatatatatatagccctTTTGAGCAACCTGTTTTTCATTGtgcctcttttttttattttttataatatagtatatgatatatatacatatatagacaTAGCCCTTTCGGGCAAAGTAGAGGACAGGACAGAAAGATATAGAAAGAgacaggaagaaagaaaaaggaaagaaagagaaaaggagGAGAAGGGTACTGGAGAGAATGCACAAAAGAATAACACCAGAGAAAGCCATTCGGGCAACTTGGATGAAGCCCCTTGGCTGCTCAAATGTTATTTTTCTCTCAACACTCAAATCTTTTCCTCTTTTTAAAATTGAGTATAGAGAGATCAGATCCACCATTTAAATTGGTCATGCCATGTAGCTTGGGAACCATAGGAGGAGGCCATTCATGTTTCACTCCAAGCTTTGTCCTTTTTGAGATCTTGGTGTGGACAACATGCTTGTGTTGGCGGAGAAGAGTGTGggaacttttttcttcttcttcgggctCCACATGAGGTGTGAGTTCGAGCCTCCCGATCGTTGGTGTTTGGCCTACAACGGCTTGGTCTTCTACAACCATATCCATTTTCATGGATTTTTCATTGGGTGGGGCCATTGTTTGGCCTTTATCAATATGTATGATTTGTTCTTCCTTGGTTGGTAGTAGGGTGAGTGTGCTTTGTACAGGGGATTTGACACATTTGATCTATCAACTTTCTCAAAGTTTCTCCAAAAGTTGTATAACTTTCCTCCACCCTTTTAAAACACTTAGTCACCTCTTCACCAGACTTGATGTTTGCCACATGGAGTTTGGACACCTTCTCTAATTTGACCACATCCTCTTTGTAGAGCTTTTCATCCGGATGATCATGAGTTGGCATCTCATATATTGGCTCTATGTACTCATTGGAAGCATTTTGATACTCAAAGCCATTTGTTGGCCTATCATAGTATTCATGAAAGTGATTGTCTTCAAAAGAATAATAACCTTCATCATAGCCATAAGTTGGCCAATCTTcaagattattatttatttgatggcCATTAGTTGGCCGACAATCATATTCCATGGGACTTCAGTACTCTTCAGCCATGTACCCATAAGTTGGTAA
Encoded proteins:
- the LOC126584368 gene encoding uncharacterized protein LOC126584368 translates to MKLITWNCQGIGGDLIVDNLLESNRLHTPDIVILLETKNKSHRYEFLKKSLGLEYMFAVEPQGLSGGLCVFWKDGSQVTLLKSEEFVIEMKIWDENLNKQWRLFAIYASTDEKKRKEQWKMLGKRIEQDLDCCFLIGDFNDIQCNEEKEGGNYRPASSMRDFREFVARNELMDLGYEGYPFTWRNNRESLPIQQRLDRGLATMGWNNIYPDTTIRHTVLEGSDHAMLFLSTEKLKAWRGRKFSYDARWSKLKSLKVWYQGRGRNSKKTIDKLKEEIRRAYMSNQFASEEVKLKERDLRPSQIKDVEDCMETRVSPEDNRDLVAPITDEEIKEAAFQIPSARAPGPDGFSGCFYKDHWTTVGEDVVKAIKAFWHSGNLLRKLNHTNLVLIPKVKCPKNMTQFRPIALCNVIYKILAKVITNRLKKIMPKVIGENQSAFVAGKQIQDNILVVHKILHSLNHQSKDIQKGMAIKLDMAKAYDRVEWDFLLTMMSKLGFAPMFCNRVKECISIVSFSILINGSPTGYIQPKRGLRQGDPLSPFLFLICTEGFSSLIRKGLERGVLHGYKFTPNGTPLTHLFFADDSVLFGNATVEETQGVADILNVYASGSGQEINMSKSSIFFGTSTSKRTKKRIGDTLGIPYKDGFGKYLGLQADFGLSKKAVFAEIRDKIEARLAGWSEQFLSQAGKEVLVKAVAMALPNFAMSCFKLPIGVCRDVEKAVRSYWWRGNDQRRGCHWISWDRLMKQKLAGGLGFKDIQCFNLAFLAKIGWRLIQNPTSLLATVLRDKYFPGKGFKDAGRGKNTSWGWKGIYEGRMVLQHGVRWRVGDGESINIRKDPWLPTPQTFLANPMDSLEEIKVRDLIDPVSKSWKDEVILAGFNRDEARKILSIPLSQSGCHDRLVWHYTVNGDYSVKTGYGVAMNLMENGALGRKGRGAPSEHRKNNLIWKKIWTLQVPNKIKFFIWKCCNNALAVRHNLQRRQILVETSVGQHLEVMTLWRKNISEYREALSPSLEGECQLISKPHKMVNRPQSQWKKPKFGTIKVNTDAAWCRSSLRAGVGWVGRDFAGLLQTAGGSGTGICHSAAAAEACAIRSALMACIENGFDKVVIESDALAIIQMLKKESTQDYSIECILGDIEILVQRLTSVTFSFVPRESNRAAHSVAKFALQQGGDFVWDCIGPEFLFNVLAHDVNIPFRL